From one Bordetella genomosp. 9 genomic stretch:
- a CDS encoding ABC transporter ATP-binding protein, with protein sequence MLRSIDTPTHATSRQAAPERQALHFDGVTCTFASNEGRGQTYTAVRDVDLAIRDGEFVSVVGPTGCGKSTLLNVAAGLMRPSSGTLSIFGEPLTQGLNKDASYLFQVDALMPWKTAEDNIAAGLVFHGTPKAQALQSAREWLERVGLAGHGRKYPHQMSGGMRKRAGLAQALILNPRILLMDEPFSALDIQTRHLMEDELLRLWSADRKSVVFVTHDLEEAISLSDRVVVLSAGPGTRPIAEFEIDLERPREVAEIRMTQRFLQLHTEIWEVLRGEVLKSYASARS encoded by the coding sequence ATGCTGCGCAGTATCGACACTCCCACGCATGCGACGTCCAGGCAGGCGGCTCCCGAGCGCCAGGCGCTGCATTTCGATGGCGTGACCTGCACCTTCGCCAGCAACGAGGGCCGCGGCCAGACGTACACCGCGGTACGCGACGTCGACCTGGCGATACGCGACGGCGAATTCGTGTCCGTCGTCGGACCCACCGGCTGCGGCAAATCCACGTTGCTGAACGTGGCCGCGGGGCTGATGCGCCCGTCCTCGGGCACCCTGAGCATCTTCGGCGAGCCCTTGACGCAGGGGCTGAACAAGGACGCATCCTACCTGTTCCAGGTGGATGCCCTGATGCCCTGGAAAACCGCGGAAGACAATATCGCCGCGGGCCTGGTCTTTCACGGCACGCCGAAGGCGCAGGCCCTGCAGTCGGCGCGCGAATGGCTGGAACGCGTCGGGCTCGCGGGCCATGGCAGGAAATATCCCCACCAGATGTCCGGCGGCATGCGCAAGCGCGCCGGCCTGGCGCAGGCCTTGATACTGAACCCGCGCATCCTGCTGATGGACGAACCCTTCAGCGCCCTGGATATCCAGACCCGCCACCTGATGGAAGACGAGCTGCTGCGCCTGTGGTCGGCCGACCGCAAGTCCGTGGTGTTCGTCACGCATGACCTGGAAGAAGCGATTTCGCTGTCCGACCGGGTCGTCGTGCTGTCGGCCGGCCCCGGCACGCGCCCCATCGCGGAATTCGAGATCGACCTGGAGCGTCCGCGCGAAGTCGCCGAAATCCGCATGACGCAGCGCTTCCTGCAGCTGCACACCGAAATATGGGAAGTACTCAGAGGGGAGGTCCTGAAAAGCTATGCCAGCGCTCGCTCTTGA
- a CDS encoding ABC transporter substrate-binding protein, translated as MKSLLAVALCAAAIACGTAAAQTKTPPEKKEIKIGAASTGITYLPVIIARQLGYFRDEGLDVTIAAFSGGSKALESMLGGSTDMTAGAYSNTLTMAAKGQKLVTIAAQVVCPGWVFGTSKKNFGKVKTPADLKGMRVGVSAPGSSTHMVVNYILNKAGLKPDDVSIIGVGQAAGAVAAVRAGQIDALIVNDPVATVLVDGGDLKPLAELRTADGNKQVFGADYPESSIYATRSFVDKNPRTVQAVANAIVRAEHWMAKATPQQVVETVPAEYVVGDKELYARSFQNSRRCLSTDGVITDEGARTVRDVLAAFDPSIGAAHIDLAATYDNRYVKKAGETQQ; from the coding sequence ATGAAGAGCCTCTTGGCAGTGGCGCTGTGCGCCGCCGCGATCGCCTGCGGCACGGCCGCCGCCCAAACGAAGACGCCCCCGGAAAAGAAGGAAATCAAGATAGGCGCGGCATCCACGGGCATCACCTATCTGCCCGTCATCATCGCCAGGCAGCTGGGCTACTTCCGCGATGAAGGACTGGACGTGACCATCGCCGCGTTTTCGGGAGGATCCAAGGCGCTGGAATCCATGCTGGGCGGCAGCACGGACATGACGGCGGGCGCCTACTCCAACACGCTGACCATGGCGGCCAAGGGCCAGAAACTGGTGACCATCGCGGCACAGGTGGTGTGCCCCGGCTGGGTCTTCGGCACATCGAAGAAGAACTTCGGCAAAGTGAAGACGCCTGCCGACCTGAAAGGGATGCGGGTGGGCGTGAGCGCCCCGGGTTCCAGCACGCACATGGTCGTCAACTACATCCTGAACAAGGCCGGCCTGAAGCCCGACGACGTATCCATCATCGGCGTGGGCCAGGCCGCGGGCGCGGTCGCCGCCGTCCGCGCGGGGCAGATCGACGCACTCATCGTCAACGATCCCGTCGCCACGGTGCTGGTGGACGGCGGCGATCTCAAGCCCCTGGCGGAGTTGCGCACCGCCGACGGCAACAAGCAGGTCTTCGGCGCGGACTATCCGGAATCCAGCATCTACGCGACCAGATCCTTCGTCGACAAGAACCCGCGCACCGTACAGGCCGTCGCCAACGCCATCGTGCGCGCCGAGCACTGGATGGCCAAGGCCACGCCGCAACAGGTGGTGGAGACGGTGCCGGCCGAGTACGTCGTCGGCGACAAGGAACTGTATGCCAGATCCTTCCAGAACAGCCGCCGCTGCCTGTCGACGGATGGCGTCATCACGGATGAAGGCGCGCGCACCGTGCGCGACGTACTGGCGGCCTTCGATCCGTCCATCGGCGCCGCGCATATCGACCTGGCGGCCACCTACGACAACCGCTACGTGAAGAAGGCCGGGGAAACACAGCAATGA
- the truB gene encoding tRNA pseudouridine(55) synthase TruB, giving the protein MAKRRGLMLDGVLLLDKPEGLSSNHALQRARRTLDAAKAGHTGTLDPFATGLLVCCMGKGTKLCGVMLGADKGYRATLRFGEETDSGDLTGNVVARAPESFTGVDETALRDVLSRFVGTITQIPPMYSALKRDGKPLYEYARAGVEVEREARQVTLHRVDLLSCDGMTAEIDVLCSKGTYIRTLAQDIGRALGCHAHLVALRRTQVGPFALDGAVTLDALQAMADPKQALLPLNELPAGLAPASP; this is encoded by the coding sequence ATGGCCAAACGACGCGGGCTGATGCTCGACGGTGTCCTGCTGCTGGATAAGCCCGAAGGCTTGTCGAGCAATCACGCCTTGCAGCGCGCGCGCCGCACGCTGGACGCCGCCAAGGCGGGCCATACCGGCACGCTGGATCCGTTCGCCACGGGCCTGCTGGTGTGCTGCATGGGCAAGGGCACCAAGCTGTGCGGCGTGATGCTGGGCGCGGACAAGGGCTATCGCGCCACGTTGCGCTTCGGCGAGGAAACCGACTCCGGCGACCTGACCGGAAACGTCGTGGCGCGCGCCCCGGAGAGTTTCACCGGGGTGGACGAGACCGCCTTGCGCGATGTGCTGTCACGTTTCGTGGGCACCATCACGCAGATTCCGCCCATGTATTCCGCCCTGAAACGCGACGGCAAGCCTTTGTACGAGTACGCGCGCGCCGGCGTGGAAGTGGAACGCGAGGCCCGACAGGTGACCTTGCATCGCGTCGACTTGCTGAGCTGCGACGGCATGACGGCGGAAATAGATGTGTTGTGCAGCAAGGGCACCTATATACGTACCCTGGCCCAGGACATCGGCCGGGCGCTGGGCTGCCATGCGCATCTGGTGGCCCTGCGCCGTACCCAGGTGGGACCGTTCGCGCTGGACGGCGCGGTCACGCTGGATGCGTTGCAGGCCATGGCCGACCCCAAGCAGGCTTTGCTGCCCCTGAATGAATTGCCGGCGGGCCTGGCGCCCGCCTCACCTTAA
- the rimP gene encoding ribosome maturation factor RimP: protein MADLFALTQEALSGMDVELVDVERAALGLLRVTIDRPEGVRIEDCEQVSRQLSRVYEVENIDYKRLEVGSPGVDRPLRTEADFIRFAGQRVEVKLRQAVENRKVFTGTLVASAQAPEQDQGKAVFGVEFEAKKDDIQVVNFTFDEVERAKLDPVLDFKGKKR, encoded by the coding sequence ATGGCTGATTTATTCGCATTGACCCAGGAAGCGCTGTCCGGCATGGACGTCGAACTCGTCGACGTCGAGCGGGCCGCGCTCGGCCTGTTGCGCGTCACGATCGACCGCCCGGAAGGCGTGCGCATCGAAGATTGCGAGCAGGTTTCGCGCCAATTGTCGCGGGTCTACGAAGTCGAAAACATCGATTACAAGCGATTGGAGGTCGGTTCGCCCGGCGTGGATCGCCCGCTGCGCACCGAAGCCGACTTCATTCGCTTCGCGGGACAGCGCGTGGAAGTCAAGCTGCGGCAGGCCGTGGAAAACCGCAAGGTCTTTACCGGCACCCTGGTCGCGTCCGCGCAAGCGCCGGAGCAGGATCAGGGCAAAGCGGTTTTCGGCGTGGAATTTGAGGCAAAGAAGGACGATATCCAGGTGGTGAATTTTACGTTTGACGAAGTCGAGCGCGCCAAGCTGGATCCGGTCCTGGATTTCAAAGGCAAAAAGCGATGA
- a CDS encoding CobW family GTP-binding protein, with amino-acid sequence MGTPDARIGVTVLTGFLGSGKTTLLNRMLGDPRYAQAAVIINEFGSIGVDHHLVRHVSDNVRVVAGGCICCVVRGGLVDTLRDLFLLALRRAIRPFPHVLIETSGLASPAPILFTLRHEPFLAERYVYNGTIAVADAQRIAAQIDDQPEAAQQLALADEVVISKADLASAAEREAARLAVSQVNPTAHVHVLDASGALPDGLLGERPYRARPSGAGGAGGASWLAGPGLGVLRSGGAMSARPPHDVAVATLALPPSVPRAAFVRGISALQGELGQSLLRMKGLVRFDGDAAPSAVHGVHDQLYPILPLSGWPEGREDARLVFIARGIDGAALDARIQHHLAPGIFLL; translated from the coding sequence GTGGGCACGCCCGACGCCCGTATCGGCGTCACCGTCCTGACCGGGTTCCTGGGCAGCGGCAAGACCACGTTGCTGAACCGCATGCTGGGCGACCCACGGTACGCGCAGGCGGCCGTGATCATCAACGAGTTCGGCAGCATAGGCGTGGACCATCACCTGGTGCGCCATGTGAGTGACAACGTCCGGGTCGTGGCCGGTGGCTGCATCTGCTGCGTGGTGCGCGGTGGCCTGGTCGACACCTTGCGCGACCTGTTCCTGCTGGCGCTGCGCCGCGCCATCCGGCCTTTCCCGCACGTGCTGATCGAAACCAGCGGCCTGGCCAGCCCCGCGCCCATCCTGTTCACGCTGCGCCACGAGCCCTTCCTGGCCGAACGGTACGTCTACAACGGCACCATCGCGGTCGCCGACGCGCAGCGGATCGCCGCGCAGATCGACGACCAGCCCGAGGCCGCGCAACAGCTCGCGCTGGCGGACGAGGTGGTCATCAGCAAGGCCGACCTGGCGTCCGCCGCTGAACGGGAGGCGGCCCGCCTGGCCGTGTCGCAAGTCAATCCGACGGCCCATGTGCACGTGCTGGACGCCAGCGGCGCCTTGCCTGACGGTTTGCTGGGGGAGCGTCCGTACCGCGCGCGTCCGTCGGGCGCCGGCGGGGCAGGGGGCGCGTCGTGGCTGGCGGGCCCTGGCTTGGGCGTCCTGCGGTCCGGCGGCGCCATGTCCGCGCGGCCGCCGCACGACGTCGCGGTCGCGACGCTGGCGCTGCCGCCATCGGTGCCGCGCGCGGCTTTCGTGCGCGGCATCTCGGCGCTGCAAGGGGAGTTGGGCCAGTCGCTGCTGCGCATGAAAGGGCTGGTCCGCTTCGATGGGGATGCCGCGCCCAGCGCGGTGCACGGCGTGCACGACCAGCTTTATCCCATCCTGCCCCTGTCCGGATGGCCCGAGGGCAGGGAAGACGCGCGCCTGGTTTTCATCGCCCGCGGTATCGATGGCGCGGCGCTCGATGCGCGCATCCAACACCATCTCGCCCCGGGGATTTTTCTCCTATGA
- the infB gene encoding translation initiation factor IF-2 yields MSSNTVAQFATELKMPANVLLDQLRSAGVDLKSVDDAVTDSDKAKLLDSLRRAHGGAAEGKKITLTRRQTSEIRQADATGRSRTIQVEVRKKRVFVKRDPAELAAEAAATRAQADAAEQPATTPAATPAPETAAPAANAAPATTAAATTAAASPAATVETPVATQEPVASEPVVEASAPAATEPQAPAPVAEAATPAPADDSAATPDVAEQTATAQEPQAAPVSIQPEPEHEAPVAAAAGPAAEPPVEAVPQESVNTSDITAVSEKPETESPAASKASPAAAPSPAGQDDRQRPGMPVAPKPTVSKGPRPGDARRGPPPAASPAQTMSTAQRDEARRTAEAEAAALREMLNRPRKVLRAPEPEQPAAAAAAALSGTLHKPAAKPGGGAKKDAKPAPGTGTKKTIKTAEVSSTWTDDSARKKPADKPAGAPSRDGWRAGGKAGGKSSGRGGRNQQSDRRGGSVEQAPQEFIAREVHVPETITVADLAHKMSVKAAEVIKQLMKLGQMVTINQVLDQETAMIVVEELGHKAIAAKLDDPEAFLDETAPEGEEAELLPRAPVVTVMGHVDHGKTSLLDYIRRAKVAAGEAGGITQHIGAYHVETDRGMVTFLDTPGHEAFTAMRARGAKATDIVILVVAADDGVMPQTREAIHHAKAAGVPLVVAVNKIDKPDANPERVKQELVAEEVVPEEYGGDVPFVNVSAKTGAGIDDLLENVLLQAEILELKAPVNAHAKGLVIEARLDKGRGPVATILVQSGTLKRGDVVLAGASFGRVRAMLDENGKQVQAAGPSIPVEIQGLTDVPAAGDELMVLTDERKAREIALFRQGKFRDVKLARQQAAKLESMFDNMGEGTQTLALIVKTDVQGSQEALVNALQKLSTEEVRVQVVHAAVGGISESDVNLAIASNAVVIGFNVRADQSAKKLADGNGIDLRYYNIIYDAVDEVKAAMSGMLAPEKREEIIGLVEIREIYTVSRVGNIAGCMVLDGVVRRDSQVRLLRNNVVTWTGHLDSLRRFKDDVREVKAGFDCGLTLRGNNDIQVGDQLEVFEIKEIARTL; encoded by the coding sequence ATGTCGAGCAATACCGTCGCCCAGTTCGCTACCGAGCTGAAAATGCCTGCCAATGTGCTGCTGGACCAGCTGCGCTCGGCCGGCGTTGACCTCAAATCGGTGGACGATGCCGTCACCGACAGCGACAAGGCGAAACTGCTCGACTCGCTGCGCCGCGCGCATGGCGGGGCCGCCGAGGGCAAGAAAATCACGCTGACGCGTCGCCAGACGTCGGAAATCCGCCAGGCGGATGCCACCGGACGTTCGCGCACGATTCAGGTCGAGGTGCGCAAGAAGCGTGTGTTCGTGAAGCGCGATCCGGCCGAACTGGCCGCCGAAGCCGCCGCCACGCGTGCCCAGGCCGATGCGGCTGAACAGCCGGCCACCACGCCCGCTGCCACGCCCGCGCCTGAAACCGCCGCGCCGGCCGCCAATGCCGCGCCCGCCACCACGGCGGCCGCTACCACGGCGGCCGCTTCCCCGGCGGCCACCGTCGAGACGCCGGTGGCGACGCAAGAACCCGTAGCCAGCGAGCCGGTTGTCGAAGCCAGCGCGCCCGCCGCGACCGAGCCCCAGGCGCCCGCGCCTGTCGCCGAAGCGGCAACGCCGGCGCCGGCGGACGATTCCGCCGCCACGCCGGACGTCGCCGAGCAAACCGCGACCGCGCAGGAACCGCAGGCCGCGCCCGTATCCATCCAGCCGGAACCCGAACACGAGGCACCCGTGGCAGCCGCCGCCGGCCCCGCCGCCGAGCCGCCGGTCGAAGCTGTCCCGCAAGAGTCCGTGAACACGTCAGATATCACCGCGGTTTCCGAAAAGCCTGAAACCGAAAGTCCCGCTGCATCCAAGGCATCGCCCGCCGCCGCGCCGTCGCCGGCCGGCCAGGACGATCGCCAGCGTCCCGGCATGCCCGTCGCGCCCAAGCCCACCGTATCGAAGGGCCCGCGCCCTGGCGACGCCCGCCGTGGACCGCCGCCCGCCGCCTCGCCCGCCCAGACGATGAGCACGGCGCAACGCGACGAAGCCCGCCGTACCGCCGAGGCCGAAGCCGCCGCGCTGCGCGAAATGCTGAACCGTCCGCGCAAGGTGCTGCGCGCGCCCGAGCCGGAACAGCCGGCCGCGGCCGCTGCCGCCGCCTTGTCCGGCACGCTGCACAAGCCCGCGGCCAAGCCCGGTGGCGGCGCCAAGAAGGACGCCAAGCCGGCGCCCGGTACCGGCACCAAGAAGACCATCAAGACCGCCGAAGTCTCGTCGACCTGGACGGACGACAGCGCGCGCAAGAAGCCGGCCGACAAGCCCGCCGGCGCGCCCAGCCGCGATGGCTGGCGCGCGGGTGGCAAGGCCGGCGGCAAGTCCAGTGGCCGTGGTGGCCGCAACCAGCAATCCGACCGTCGCGGCGGTTCGGTGGAGCAGGCGCCGCAGGAATTCATCGCGCGCGAAGTCCACGTGCCCGAAACCATCACCGTGGCCGATCTGGCGCACAAGATGTCCGTCAAGGCCGCGGAAGTCATCAAGCAATTGATGAAGCTGGGCCAGATGGTCACCATCAACCAGGTGCTGGACCAGGAAACGGCCATGATCGTGGTCGAAGAGCTCGGCCACAAGGCCATCGCCGCCAAGCTGGACGACCCGGAAGCCTTCCTGGACGAAACCGCGCCCGAAGGCGAGGAAGCCGAACTGCTGCCGCGCGCGCCCGTGGTCACCGTCATGGGCCACGTCGACCACGGCAAGACCTCGCTGCTGGATTACATCCGGCGCGCCAAGGTCGCCGCGGGCGAAGCCGGCGGGATCACGCAGCACATCGGCGCGTATCACGTCGAGACCGATCGCGGCATGGTCACCTTCCTGGATACCCCGGGCCACGAAGCCTTTACCGCCATGCGTGCGCGCGGCGCCAAGGCCACCGACATCGTCATCCTGGTGGTGGCCGCGGACGACGGCGTGATGCCGCAGACGCGTGAAGCCATCCACCATGCCAAGGCCGCCGGCGTGCCGCTGGTCGTGGCGGTGAACAAGATCGACAAGCCCGACGCCAATCCCGAGCGCGTCAAGCAGGAGCTGGTCGCGGAAGAAGTCGTGCCGGAAGAATACGGCGGCGACGTGCCTTTCGTGAACGTGTCGGCCAAGACTGGCGCGGGCATCGACGATCTGCTGGAAAACGTCCTGCTGCAGGCCGAAATCCTGGAGCTCAAGGCGCCCGTCAACGCCCACGCCAAGGGCCTGGTCATCGAAGCGCGCCTGGACAAGGGTCGCGGTCCGGTGGCCACCATCCTGGTGCAGAGCGGTACGCTGAAGCGTGGCGACGTCGTGCTGGCGGGTGCCAGCTTCGGCCGCGTGCGCGCCATGCTGGACGAGAACGGCAAGCAGGTGCAGGCCGCCGGTCCGTCCATCCCTGTCGAAATCCAGGGCCTGACCGACGTGCCGGCCGCCGGCGACGAACTCATGGTGCTGACCGACGAACGCAAGGCGCGCGAAATCGCCTTGTTCCGTCAGGGCAAGTTCCGCGACGTCAAGCTGGCTCGCCAACAGGCCGCCAAGCTGGAATCCATGTTCGACAACATGGGCGAAGGCACGCAGACCCTGGCGCTGATCGTCAAGACCGACGTGCAGGGTTCGCAGGAAGCGCTGGTCAACGCCTTGCAGAAGCTGTCCACCGAAGAAGTGCGCGTGCAGGTCGTGCACGCCGCGGTGGGCGGTATCTCGGAAAGCGACGTCAACCTGGCCATCGCGTCCAACGCGGTCGTCATCGGCTTCAATGTGCGCGCCGACCAGAGCGCCAAGAAGCTGGCGGATGGCAACGGCATCGACCTGCGCTACTACAACATCATCTACGACGCCGTGGATGAGGTTAAGGCGGCCATGTCGGGCATGTTGGCGCCGGAAAAGCGCGAGGAGATCATCGGCCTGGTGGAAATCCGCGAGATCTATACGGTTTCCCGCGTGGGCAATATCGCCGGTTGCATGGTGCTCGACGGTGTGGTGCGTCGCGATTCGCAGGTCCGCCTGTTGCGCAACAACGTCGTTACGTGGACCGGCCACCTGGATTCGCTGCGCCGCTTCAAGGACGACGTGCGCGAAGTCAAGGCCGGCTTCGATTGCGGCTTGACGCTGCGTGGCAACAACGACATCCAGGTGGGCGACCAGCTGGAAGTCTTCGAGATCAAGGAAATCGCGCGGACGCTGTAA
- the scpB gene encoding SMC-Scp complex subunit ScpB, which yields MNDSEATLVIETALLCAPQPMPRGELRRLFTDDDGIDNDRLDSLLESLQAAWRDRGLELISLAGGWRFQSRPAMQRYLERLSPEKPPKYSRAVLETLAIVAWRQPVTRGDIEDIRGVTVSSQIVKALEDRGWIEVIGHRDAPGRPALFGTTRQFLDDLGLRALDELPPLEPGGAMAALEGLDLTGGIAIAADVQAEPQAEAQAEAQADTAQPDAETETHADGVQADAETETQADAAQADAETETETEADAAQADADTETEADATQADAETETQADPVQADADTEGLQTAAADMRAATGPTPEEPEIPVPDHDTIEPGSHRPEITPPGQHPEIEPPGGSPEIEPTDPTPEIEPPVPGQTPEIPPGQTDKDNDDAPGAPRKE from the coding sequence ATGAACGATAGCGAGGCAACCCTGGTGATAGAAACGGCGCTGTTGTGCGCGCCGCAACCCATGCCGCGTGGCGAGTTGCGCAGGCTGTTTACCGACGATGACGGTATCGATAACGACCGCCTGGACAGCCTGCTGGAAAGCCTGCAAGCCGCGTGGAGAGACCGCGGACTCGAATTGATATCGCTGGCCGGCGGCTGGCGTTTCCAGAGCCGTCCCGCCATGCAGCGCTATCTCGAACGACTCAGCCCTGAGAAGCCTCCCAAATATTCGCGCGCCGTATTGGAGACCCTGGCCATCGTGGCATGGCGACAGCCGGTGACGCGCGGCGATATCGAAGATATCCGTGGCGTGACCGTGTCGTCGCAGATCGTGAAGGCCCTGGAGGATCGCGGCTGGATCGAAGTCATCGGCCATCGCGACGCCCCGGGGCGACCGGCCCTGTTCGGCACCACGCGCCAGTTCCTCGATGATCTCGGGCTGCGCGCGCTGGATGAGCTGCCGCCGCTGGAACCGGGTGGCGCCATGGCGGCGCTGGAAGGGCTGGATCTGACCGGCGGCATCGCCATCGCGGCGGATGTGCAGGCCGAACCGCAGGCCGAAGCTCAGGCGGAGGCGCAAGCCGACACCGCCCAACCCGACGCCGAAACTGAAACCCACGCGGACGGCGTCCAGGCCGACGCGGAAACCGAAACTCAAGCGGACGCTGCTCAAGCCGACGCTGAAACCGAAACCGAAACCGAAGCTGACGCTGCCCAAGCCGACGCGGATACCGAAACCGAAGCGGACGCTACCCAAGCCGACGCTGAAACCGAAACTCAAGCCGATCCTGTTCAAGCCGACGCTGATACGGAAGGCCTGCAAACCGCCGCGGCCGATATGCGGGCCGCCACCGGCCCCACGCCGGAGGAGCCCGAAATTCCCGTCCCCGACCACGACACCATCGAGCCTGGCAGCCATCGCCCTGAAATCACGCCGCCCGGCCAGCATCCCGAAATCGAGCCGCCCGGTGGAAGCCCCGAGATCGAACCCACCGATCCGACGCCCGAAATCGAACCGCCCGTGCCCGGCCAGACGCCCGAAATCCCTCCCGGGCAGACCGACAAAGACAATGACGACGCGCCCGGCGCGCCGCGTAAAGAGTGA
- a CDS encoding RidA family protein: MIERIQTIDAPLPAGHYSQAIKANGFVFVSGQLPYAPGGERILPDGMAAQARQCLENVRAILEAAGTSLANLVSVQIFIPDVSLWGEVNAVYESVMGDARPARTVVPTTALHYGALIEVNAVAVCP; the protein is encoded by the coding sequence ATGATCGAACGCATCCAGACCATCGACGCGCCGCTGCCCGCGGGGCATTACTCGCAAGCCATCAAGGCCAATGGCTTTGTCTTCGTCTCCGGCCAGTTGCCCTATGCGCCAGGCGGCGAACGCATCCTGCCCGACGGCATGGCGGCGCAGGCCAGGCAGTGCCTGGAAAACGTGCGCGCGATCCTGGAGGCGGCCGGGACGTCGCTGGCCAATCTGGTCAGCGTGCAGATTTTTATCCCCGACGTCTCGCTGTGGGGCGAGGTCAATGCCGTGTACGAATCGGTGATGGGCGACGCGCGGCCGGCGCGTACCGTGGTTCCCACGACGGCGCTGCACTACGGCGCGCTGATCGAAGTGAACGCGGTCGCGGTCTGCCCTTGA
- the rbfA gene encoding 30S ribosome-binding factor RbfA has product MSRHKSKAIPGRNLRLADQIQKDLAGLIQRELDVARAGLITLSGVELSPDYAHAKVYFTVLGAEPAVAEGLLNDKAGWLHSQLYRMLHIHTVPTLRFFHDEQVARGIEMSQLIDRANQPGSYRAEPDEPEDQS; this is encoded by the coding sequence ATGAGCCGTCATAAATCCAAAGCGATCCCCGGCCGCAACCTGCGGCTGGCCGACCAGATCCAGAAGGATCTGGCCGGACTGATCCAGCGCGAACTCGACGTCGCGCGGGCAGGGCTGATCACGCTGTCCGGTGTCGAGCTGTCGCCCGATTACGCGCACGCCAAGGTGTACTTCACCGTGCTGGGCGCGGAACCGGCCGTCGCCGAAGGCTTGCTCAATGACAAGGCGGGCTGGCTGCATTCGCAGCTGTACCGCATGCTGCATATCCATACCGTGCCGACGCTGCGGTTCTTCCATGACGAGCAGGTCGCGCGCGGCATTGAAATGTCGCAGTTGATCGATCGTGCCAACCAGCCCGGTTCCTACCGGGCAGAGCCCGACGAACCGGAAGACCAGTCCTGA
- the nusA gene encoding transcription termination factor NusA, with product MSREILLLVDALAREKNVSRDVVFGALESALASAMKKRFKEDADIRVSIDRDSGSHEGFRRWLVVPDEAGLQEPDKQEMYSDAREAVPNIQVGEYIEEPLEPIEFGRIGAQAAKQAILQKIRDAEREQVLNDFLERGETIVSGTVKRMDKGDAIIETGKIEARLPRSEMIPKENMRVGDRVRAYVLRIDHAARGQQVILSRTSPEFIRQLFENEVPEIEQGLLEIKAAARDPGVRAKIAVIAYDKRIDPIGTCVGMRGSRVTAVRNELGGEQVDIVLWSEDPAQFVIGALAPANVESIVVDEDKHAMDVVVDEENLPKAIGAKGQNVRLASELTGWQINIMTPEESQNRQEVERSALRGTFMNKLDVDEEVADILIDEGFTGLEEIAYVPMQELLEIEAFDEDTINELRTRARNALLTEAIAQEERIETAQDLLELEGMTPELAASLAERKVHTRDDLAELSTDELAEISGLDESQASELIMRARAHWFNEEK from the coding sequence ATGAGTCGCGAAATTCTTCTGTTGGTCGACGCTCTGGCGCGCGAAAAGAACGTGTCGCGCGATGTGGTGTTCGGAGCGCTGGAAAGCGCGCTGGCTTCGGCCATGAAAAAGCGCTTCAAGGAAGACGCGGACATCCGTGTTTCCATCGATCGTGACAGCGGCAGCCATGAAGGTTTCCGTCGCTGGCTCGTCGTGCCCGATGAAGCGGGGCTGCAGGAACCCGACAAGCAGGAAATGTATTCCGACGCGCGGGAAGCCGTGCCCAATATCCAGGTCGGCGAGTACATCGAAGAACCGCTGGAACCCATCGAGTTCGGCCGTATCGGCGCGCAGGCGGCCAAGCAGGCGATCCTGCAGAAGATCCGCGACGCCGAACGCGAACAGGTGCTGAACGACTTCCTGGAACGTGGCGAAACCATTGTGTCCGGCACCGTCAAGCGCATGGACAAGGGCGACGCCATCATCGAAACGGGCAAGATCGAAGCCCGCCTGCCGCGCTCGGAAATGATCCCCAAGGAAAACATGCGCGTGGGCGACCGCGTGCGGGCTTACGTGCTGCGCATCGACCATGCGGCGCGTGGCCAGCAGGTGATCCTGTCACGCACGTCGCCGGAATTCATCCGCCAGCTCTTCGAAAACGAAGTGCCGGAAATCGAACAGGGCCTGCTGGAGATCAAGGCCGCCGCGCGCGATCCCGGTGTGCGCGCCAAGATCGCCGTCATCGCCTACGACAAGCGCATCGATCCGATCGGCACCTGCGTCGGCATGCGCGGTTCGCGCGTGACCGCCGTGCGCAATGAGCTCGGCGGCGAACAGGTGGACATCGTGTTGTGGTCCGAGGATCCCGCGCAGTTCGTCATCGGCGCGCTGGCGCCGGCGAATGTCGAGTCCATCGTGGTGGACGAAGACAAGCACGCCATGGACGTGGTGGTCGACGAGGAAAACCTGCCGAAGGCCATCGGCGCGAAGGGCCAGAACGTACGCCTGGCTTCCGAGCTCACGGGCTGGCAGATCAACATCATGACGCCGGAAGAAAGCCAGAACCGGCAGGAAGTCGAACGTTCCGCCTTGCGCGGCACCTTCATGAACAAGCTGGACGTCGACGAAGAAGTGGCCGACATCCTGATCGATGAAGGCTTTACGGGTCTCGAAGAGATCGCCTACGTGCCCATGCAGGAACTGCTGGAAATCGAAGCGTTCGACGAAGACACCATCAACGAGTTGCGCACCCGCGCGCGCAACGCCCTCCTGACCGAAGCCATCGCCCAGGAAGAGCGTATCGAAACCGCGCAGGACCTGCTCGAACTCGAAGGCATGACGCCCGAACTGGCCGCGAGCCTGGCCGAGCGTAAGGTGCATACCCGCGACGACCTGGCCGAGCTCTCCACGGATGAGCTCGCCGAAATCTCGGGCCTCGACGAAAGCCAGGCCAGCGAGCTCATCATGCGGGCGCGCGCGCACTGGTTCAACGAGGAAAAGTAG